One Streptomyces mobaraensis NBRC 13819 = DSM 40847 DNA segment encodes these proteins:
- a CDS encoding class I SAM-dependent methyltransferase, whose amino-acid sequence MTDTRPQPTPEVFWEEFYGRDDRVWSGRPNPLLVREAAGLAPGTALDLGCGEGADAIWLAARGWQVTAVDVSATALERGAAHAAEAGVADRIGWRRHDLGTSFPEAPEGGYGLVSLQFLHSPLELPVERIVRSAAAAVAPGGVLLFVGHAQSPSWKRQAHADVRFPTADELLAAMGLPSPDRRVEVRESLRTEATGPDGEAGFRVDHVLRVRRLR is encoded by the coding sequence ATGACGGACACCCGGCCGCAGCCCACCCCCGAGGTCTTCTGGGAGGAGTTCTACGGGCGCGACGACCGCGTGTGGAGCGGGCGGCCCAACCCGCTGCTGGTCCGGGAGGCGGCCGGGCTCGCGCCGGGCACCGCCCTGGACCTCGGATGCGGCGAGGGGGCCGACGCGATCTGGCTCGCCGCGCGGGGCTGGCAGGTCACCGCCGTGGACGTCTCGGCGACGGCGCTGGAGCGGGGGGCCGCGCACGCCGCCGAGGCGGGGGTCGCGGACCGGATCGGCTGGCGGCGGCACGACCTCGGCACGTCGTTCCCCGAGGCCCCCGAGGGCGGTTACGGCCTCGTCTCCCTCCAGTTCCTGCACTCGCCCCTGGAGCTGCCGGTCGAGCGGATCGTCCGGTCCGCCGCGGCGGCGGTGGCGCCCGGCGGCGTCCTCCTCTTCGTGGGGCACGCCCAGAGCCCGTCCTGGAAGCGGCAGGCCCACGCGGACGTCCGCTTCCCCACCGCGGACGAACTCCTCGCGGCGATGGGCCTGCCGTCGCCGGACCGGCGCGTCGAGGTCCGGGAGTCGCTGCGGACGGAGGCGACCGGGCCGGACGGCGAGGCGGGGTTCCGCGTGGACCACGTCCTGCGCGTCCGACGCCTGCGCTGA
- a CDS encoding phospholipase D-like domain-containing protein: protein MLRRLHRLTRRATVSAVLLALLPAGPALAAGDAPGAPHLDAVERTLRQVSPGLEGDVWQRTEGNKLDASAADPSDWLLQTPGCWGDAHCAERPGTKRLLAKMTENISRARRTVDISTLAPFPDGAFQDAIAAGLKASVASGNKPRVRVLVGAAPLYHLNVRPSAYLDDLRARLGTAADAVTLNVASMTTSKTAFSWNHSKLLVVDGESAITGGINDWKNDYVDTAHPVTDVDLALTGPAASTAGRYLDTLWGWTCGNKGNIASVWYAASAGASCMADLEKEANPKPAGPTGNVPVIAVGGLGVGIKDKDASSAYRPELPSAPDTKCVVGLHDNTNADRDYDTVNPEESALRALVGSAEKHVEISQQDLHATCPPIAKYDVRLYDTLAKKIASGVKVRIVVSDPANRGTVGSGGYSQIKSLTEISDVLRNRLALVTGGQDQAKNALCSNVQLASFRSAKSPTWADGHAYPLHHKLVSVDGSAFYVGSKNLYPSWLQDFGYIVEDRTAAGQLDAKLLAPEWEYAQDTAIVDYQRGVCSL from the coding sequence TTGCTCCGCCGTTTACACCGCCTCACGCGCCGCGCGACGGTCTCCGCCGTCCTCCTCGCCCTCCTGCCGGCCGGCCCGGCGCTCGCCGCCGGGGACGCGCCCGGCGCCCCGCACCTCGACGCCGTCGAGCGGACCCTGCGCCAGGTGTCCCCCGGCCTCGAGGGCGACGTCTGGCAGCGCACCGAGGGCAACAAGCTCGACGCCTCCGCCGCCGACCCCTCCGACTGGCTGCTGCAGACCCCCGGCTGCTGGGGCGACGCCCACTGCGCGGAGCGCCCCGGCACCAAGCGGCTGCTCGCCAAGATGACCGAGAACATCTCGCGGGCGCGGCGGACGGTGGACATCTCCACCCTCGCGCCGTTCCCCGACGGCGCCTTCCAGGACGCCATCGCGGCCGGCCTCAAGGCGTCGGTGGCCTCGGGCAACAAGCCCCGCGTCCGCGTCCTCGTCGGCGCCGCGCCCCTCTACCACCTCAACGTGCGCCCCTCGGCCTACCTGGACGACCTCCGCGCGCGGCTCGGCACCGCGGCCGACGCGGTCACGCTGAACGTGGCCTCGATGACCACCTCCAAGACCGCCTTCTCCTGGAACCACTCCAAACTCCTGGTGGTGGACGGCGAGTCGGCGATCACCGGCGGCATCAACGACTGGAAGAACGACTACGTCGACACCGCCCACCCGGTCACCGACGTCGACCTGGCCCTGACCGGCCCCGCGGCCTCCACCGCCGGCCGCTACCTGGACACCCTCTGGGGCTGGACCTGCGGCAACAAGGGCAACATCGCCAGCGTCTGGTACGCCGCCTCCGCCGGCGCGTCCTGCATGGCCGATCTGGAGAAGGAGGCCAACCCCAAGCCCGCCGGACCCACCGGGAACGTCCCGGTGATCGCCGTGGGCGGCCTGGGCGTCGGCATCAAGGACAAGGACGCCTCCTCCGCCTACCGGCCGGAGCTGCCGTCCGCCCCCGACACCAAGTGTGTCGTCGGCCTGCACGACAACACCAACGCCGACCGCGACTACGACACGGTCAACCCGGAGGAGAGCGCCCTGCGCGCGCTGGTCGGCAGCGCGGAGAAGCACGTCGAGATCTCGCAGCAGGACCTCCACGCCACCTGCCCGCCCATCGCCAAGTACGACGTCCGGCTCTACGACACCCTCGCGAAGAAGATCGCGTCCGGTGTGAAGGTCCGCATCGTCGTCAGCGACCCCGCCAACCGGGGCACGGTCGGCAGCGGCGGCTACTCGCAGATCAAGTCCCTGACGGAGATCAGCGACGTCCTCCGCAACCGCCTCGCCCTCGTCACCGGCGGCCAGGACCAGGCGAAGAACGCCCTGTGCTCCAACGTCCAGCTCGCGAGCTTCCGGAGTGCCAAGAGCCCCACGTGGGCCGACGGTCACGCCTACCCGCTGCACCACAAGCTGGTGTCCGTGGACGGCTCGGCGTTCTACGTCGGGTCGAAGAACCTCTACCCCTCCTGGCTCCAGGACTTCGGCTACATCGTCGAGGACCGGACGGCCGCCGGGCAGCTCGACGCGAAGCTGCTGGCGCCCGAGTGGGAGTACGCCCAGGACACGGCGATCGTCGACTACCAGCGCGGCGTCTGCTCGCTCTGA
- a CDS encoding D-alanyl-D-alanine carboxypeptidase family protein, producing MPRHGGSAARRWAAVLAASGAALAVALPTASHAADGPAGVGAKGAYLLDSGTGKALWSKAADVRRPIASTTKIMTAVVALDGRPADLDKQVTVKQSYRDYVTRHGASTADLRTGDKLTVRQLLYALMLPSGCDAAYALADALGSGPDEAARTRSFVARMNAKAAALGLRNTKFDSFDGITAGGGYSTPRDLSALARHALRNSTFTTVTKALSTQQKALNVNRRYTWYNTNKLLGSYEGVFGVKTGSTRASGPCLVFSARRDGRTVVGVVLDDAASRYPDAAKMLDYAYHTHTPLTLRRLPAAAHED from the coding sequence ATGCCACGACATGGGGGAAGCGCGGCCCGCCGCTGGGCAGCGGTACTCGCCGCGTCCGGCGCGGCCCTGGCCGTCGCGCTCCCGACCGCGTCCCACGCCGCCGACGGCCCCGCGGGCGTCGGCGCCAAGGGCGCGTACCTGCTCGACAGCGGCACCGGAAAGGCGCTGTGGAGCAAGGCGGCCGACGTCCGGCGGCCGATCGCCAGCACCACCAAGATCATGACGGCGGTGGTGGCCCTCGACGGGCGCCCCGCCGACCTCGACAAGCAGGTCACCGTCAAGCAGTCCTACCGCGACTACGTCACCCGTCACGGAGCCAGCACCGCCGACCTGCGGACCGGCGACAAGCTGACCGTGCGGCAGCTCCTCTACGCCCTGATGCTGCCCTCCGGCTGCGACGCCGCCTACGCCCTGGCGGACGCCCTCGGCAGCGGACCGGACGAGGCCGCGCGGACCCGGTCGTTCGTCGCGCGGATGAACGCCAAGGCCGCGGCGCTGGGCCTGCGGAACACGAAGTTCGACTCGTTCGACGGCATCACCGCGGGCGGCGGCTACTCCACCCCCCGCGACCTCTCCGCGCTCGCCCGGCACGCGCTGCGGAACAGCACGTTCACCACGGTCACCAAGGCGTTGAGCACCCAGCAGAAGGCGCTCAACGTCAACCGCCGGTACACCTGGTACAACACCAACAAGCTGCTCGGCTCGTACGAGGGCGTGTTCGGCGTCAAGACCGGCTCCACCCGCGCCTCGGGCCCCTGCCTGGTCTTCTCGGCCCGGCGGGACGGCCGGACGGTCGTCGGCGTCGTCCTCGACGACGCGGCGAGCCGCTACCCGGACGCCGCGAAGATGCTGGACTACGCGTACCACACGCACACCCCGCTGACGCTGCGCCGGCTCCCCGCGGCGGCGCACGAGGACTGA
- a CDS encoding IS110 family transposase: MTDQALEVTGGIDTHGETHHAAVVDRLGRHLADQEFEATGPGYRKLLAWLLAQGTVTAVGVEGTGAYGAELARVLREAGLKVVEVDRPDRKTRRLKGKSDPIDAYAAAVAVASGRASGTPKTRTGVVEAVRALRVPRRSAVKSRTQAVNQARQLLVTAPESLRAPLRGLTAARLAKACARLRPGDDLADPLHAAKAALRRLGRRILALTEEIDELEAELKTLTAQAAPELLALQGVGADVAGQLLATAGDNPDRLHSEAAFAHLCGVAPIPASSGRRDRHRLNRGGDRAANHALHTIVLCRLRWDERTRIYMERRTQQGLSKKDIMRCLKRHVAREVYRVLMRSLDHRSTSRQTTQGDLTEAA; encoded by the coding sequence ATGACGGACCAGGCCCTGGAAGTCACAGGCGGCATCGACACCCACGGCGAGACCCACCACGCCGCCGTGGTCGACCGCCTCGGCCGCCACCTGGCCGACCAGGAGTTCGAGGCCACCGGCCCCGGATATCGCAAGCTCCTGGCCTGGCTGCTCGCCCAGGGCACCGTGACGGCCGTCGGCGTGGAAGGCACCGGCGCCTACGGCGCCGAACTCGCCCGCGTTCTGCGCGAAGCGGGACTGAAGGTCGTCGAGGTCGACCGGCCGGACCGCAAAACCCGCAGGCTGAAGGGCAAGTCCGACCCGATCGACGCCTACGCCGCCGCCGTGGCGGTGGCCTCCGGCAGGGCGAGCGGGACCCCCAAGACCCGCACCGGTGTCGTGGAAGCCGTGCGGGCTCTGCGGGTGCCGCGCCGTTCGGCGGTCAAGTCCCGTACCCAGGCAGTCAACCAGGCACGGCAACTGCTGGTCACCGCGCCCGAGAGCCTGCGCGCCCCGCTGCGCGGGCTGACCGCCGCCCGGCTGGCGAAGGCGTGCGCGCGGCTGCGGCCGGGTGACGATCTCGCCGACCCGCTGCACGCGGCCAAGGCGGCCCTGCGCCGGCTGGGCCGGCGGATCCTGGCCCTGACCGAGGAGATCGACGAGCTGGAGGCGGAGCTGAAGACGCTCACCGCCCAGGCCGCCCCCGAGCTCCTGGCCCTGCAAGGAGTCGGCGCGGACGTGGCCGGGCAGCTGCTGGCCACCGCCGGTGACAACCCCGACCGGCTGCACTCCGAAGCAGCCTTCGCCCACCTGTGCGGCGTCGCTCCCATACCGGCCTCCTCGGGCCGCCGGGACCGCCACCGGCTCAACCGCGGCGGAGACCGGGCCGCCAACCACGCCCTGCACACCATCGTGCTCTGCCGCCTGCGCTGGGACGAACGCACCCGCATCTACATGGAACGGCGCACCCAGCAGGGCCTGTCGAAGAAGGACATCATGCGCTGCCTCAAACGCCACGTCGCACGCGAGGTCTACCGCGTCCTCATGCGATCCCTCGACCACCGATCCACCAGCCGACAAACGACTCAAGGCGACCTCACTGAAGCCGCTTGA
- a CDS encoding alpha/beta fold hydrolase, which translates to MTPTALSEEVIPLTYGGFGYSGRIVHHPEPRIAPIVLVGGAFQHQGGWGRLERMLLESASVITVDLPGWGTSDRLPAHHGIDFLAGALDLFLSKIAPYPVNVVGASYGSAVAHEWVRRNPGRAERLALVGTMAQLTDHVRAKVELTIRMLERGSHAEFVDQVIGTMVCRDPRVTVARRPVVIRCLTQALNKLTTEGVDKYRENSRRLLDHAELPGGPAVEIPVLVTTGEHDPLTTPALSREVSARCADARFTALKDADHLVHLERPTEIVDLLLRFFGGEPLTGLDYCHPVEHVGGRGRAGVARAPLPAPRTGGEH; encoded by the coding sequence ATGACGCCTACCGCACTCTCGGAAGAGGTCATTCCGCTTACATACGGCGGTTTCGGGTACAGCGGCCGGATCGTCCACCACCCGGAGCCGAGGATCGCGCCCATCGTCCTGGTCGGCGGCGCCTTCCAGCACCAGGGCGGCTGGGGCAGGCTGGAGCGGATGCTCCTGGAGTCGGCCAGCGTCATCACCGTGGACCTGCCGGGCTGGGGCACCTCCGACCGCCTCCCGGCCCACCACGGCATCGACTTCCTCGCCGGCGCCCTGGACCTCTTCCTCTCGAAGATCGCCCCTTATCCGGTCAACGTGGTGGGCGCCTCCTACGGGAGCGCGGTGGCCCACGAGTGGGTGCGCCGGAACCCCGGGCGGGCCGAGCGGCTGGCCCTGGTGGGCACGATGGCCCAGCTGACGGACCACGTCCGGGCCAAGGTGGAGCTCACCATCCGGATGCTGGAGCGGGGCAGCCACGCGGAGTTCGTGGACCAGGTCATCGGCACCATGGTCTGCCGGGACCCCCGGGTCACGGTCGCGCGCCGGCCGGTCGTCATCCGCTGCCTCACCCAGGCCCTCAACAAGCTGACCACCGAGGGCGTGGACAAGTACCGGGAGAACTCGCGGCGGTTGCTGGACCACGCGGAGCTGCCCGGTGGCCCGGCGGTGGAGATCCCGGTGCTGGTGACGACGGGCGAGCACGACCCGCTGACCACTCCGGCGCTCAGCCGCGAGGTGTCCGCGCGGTGCGCCGACGCCCGGTTCACCGCGCTCAAGGACGCGGACCACCTCGTCCACCTGGAGCGCCCCACCGAGATCGTCGACCTGCTGCTGCGCTTCTTCGGCGGGGAGCCGCTGACCGGTCTCGACTACTGCCATCCGGTGGAGCACGTGGGGGGCCGGGGCCGCGCCGGGGTGGCGCGGGCCCCCCTGCCCGCGCCCCGCACGGGCGGGGAGCACTGA